In Synechococcus sp. KORDI-52, one genomic interval encodes:
- the rplF gene encoding 50S ribosomal protein L6, with protein MSRIGKNPVPVPEKVTVALDGLTVKVKGPKGELERTLPEGVSVSQDNNTVVVSPTSTKRISRERHGLSRTLVANMIEGVNNGYSKALEIVGVGSRAQVKGKTLVVSAGYSHPVELEAPEGITFKVENNTKVIVSGIDKELVGNEAAKVRAIRPPEPYKGKGIKYEGERILRKAGKSGKK; from the coding sequence ATGTCACGAATCGGCAAAAACCCCGTTCCCGTCCCTGAGAAAGTCACGGTGGCCCTCGACGGTCTCACCGTCAAGGTGAAAGGCCCCAAAGGCGAACTGGAGCGCACCCTTCCTGAAGGCGTCAGCGTCAGCCAGGACAACAACACCGTCGTGGTCTCCCCCACGAGCACCAAGCGCATCTCCCGTGAGCGCCACGGCCTGAGCCGCACCCTCGTCGCCAACATGATTGAGGGTGTCAACAACGGCTACAGCAAGGCTCTCGAGATCGTCGGTGTGGGCTCCCGTGCTCAGGTCAAAGGCAAAACTCTCGTGGTGAGTGCTGGCTACAGCCACCCCGTGGAGTTGGAGGCGCCAGAGGGCATCACCTTCAAGGTGGAAAACAACACCAAAGTGATCGTCTCCGGCATTGACAAGGAGCTGGTGGGCAACGAAGCCGCCAAGGTCCGCGCCATCCGCCCCCCCGAGCCCTACAAGGGCAAAGGCATCAAGTACGAGGGCGAGCGCATCCTGCGCAAGGCAGGCAAGTCCGGCAAGAAATAA
- a CDS encoding LdpA C-terminal domain-containing domain, with protein MGTDDHISEGLTPDDALVQGRWVKLICGASNQDLPAIADLAAVFAAAGVHCVDVAADPAVAFAARRGLDWSETQTGRRPWLMVSLSDGIDAHFRKAWFDPGRCPADCLRPCERICPAAAIPPGAGIDQQRCYGCGRCVPACPHGLIEERDHRLAPEQVISLLQSIRPDAVEIHTAPGHGEGFATLIQSLQQHRVPLRRLAVSSGLEGHGVKADQLAGLLWRRYSCLRQAGYRPLWQLDGRPMSGDVGAGTARAAVQLWRAMRALAPPGPLQLAGGTNAATLEFLHSTERPAGIAFGGVARRLLMPVLDEAQTRGLALWQWPEGWTRALSLARPLVAPWLQRSC; from the coding sequence GTGGGAACCGATGACCACATATCTGAAGGCCTGACGCCTGACGACGCCCTCGTTCAGGGCCGCTGGGTCAAGCTCATTTGTGGCGCAAGCAACCAGGATTTGCCTGCCATCGCCGATCTCGCTGCTGTTTTTGCGGCGGCCGGTGTTCATTGTGTTGATGTGGCTGCCGATCCAGCGGTCGCCTTTGCAGCGCGTCGCGGCCTGGACTGGTCTGAGACGCAAACGGGGCGTCGCCCCTGGCTGATGGTGAGCCTCAGCGATGGCATCGATGCTCACTTCCGCAAGGCCTGGTTCGATCCTGGCCGCTGCCCTGCTGACTGCCTCCGGCCCTGCGAAAGGATCTGTCCGGCGGCTGCGATACCCCCCGGTGCTGGCATCGACCAGCAGCGTTGCTACGGCTGTGGCCGCTGCGTGCCGGCGTGCCCCCATGGCTTGATCGAGGAGCGCGACCACCGCTTGGCGCCCGAGCAGGTGATCTCCCTGCTGCAATCGATTCGGCCCGATGCTGTGGAGATTCACACCGCACCTGGGCATGGCGAGGGCTTCGCGACGCTGATCCAAAGCCTTCAGCAGCACAGGGTTCCCTTGCGGCGCTTGGCCGTGAGCTCCGGATTGGAGGGCCACGGCGTGAAGGCCGATCAGTTGGCTGGTTTGCTCTGGCGTCGTTACTCCTGCCTGCGGCAAGCCGGTTACAGACCCCTCTGGCAGTTGGATGGGCGTCCGATGAGCGGCGATGTGGGTGCTGGCACCGCGCGGGCTGCAGTTCAGCTCTGGCGTGCCATGCGGGCTCTGGCCCCGCCCGGCCCGCTGCAGCTGGCCGGTGGCACCAACGCCGCAACGCTTGAGTTCTTGCATTCCACGGAGCGGCCGGCTGGCATCGCCTTTGGTGGTGTGGCCCGTCGCTTGCTGATGCCTGTGCTGGATGAGGCGCAAACCCGTGGGCTCGCCCTGTGGCAATGGCCCGAGGGTTGGACGCGTGCCCTCTCTCTGGCGCGACCATTGGTTGCGCCATGGCTGCAGCGCTCTTGCTAG
- the rplV gene encoding 50S ribosomal protein L22: MTSSTPTAPTAQAHGRFIRGSVSKVRRVLDQIRGRTYRDALIMLEFMPYRSTGPITKVLRSAVANAEHNLGLDPSSLVISSATADMGPSMKRYRPRAQGRAYQIKKQTCHISIAVAAQTDS; the protein is encoded by the coding sequence ATGACATCGTCAACCCCAACGGCACCCACTGCCCAGGCTCACGGTCGCTTCATCCGAGGCTCCGTCTCGAAGGTGCGCCGTGTGCTCGACCAGATCCGAGGCCGCACTTACCGCGACGCGCTGATCATGCTCGAGTTCATGCCCTACCGCTCCACCGGCCCCATCACCAAGGTCCTCCGGTCTGCGGTAGCTAACGCTGAGCACAACCTCGGTCTCGACCCCTCATCTCTGGTGATCTCGAGCGCGACAGCTGACATGGGTCCCTCCATGAAGCGCTATCGCCCCCGCGCCCAGGGCCGGGCTTACCAGATCAAGAAACAGACCTGCCACATCAGCATTGCTGTGGCGGCTCAGACCGATTCCTGA
- the rplC gene encoding 50S ribosomal protein L3 has protein sequence MSIGILGKKLGMSQFFDEQGRAVPVTLIEAGPCRITQLKNDDTDGYSAVQIGFGETREKLINKPAQGHLNKSGEGLLRHLREYRVDSVEGLELGGAITVGDFEAGQKVDVSGDTVGRGFSGYQKRHGFSRGPMTHGSKNHREPGSTGAGTTPGRIYPGKRMAGRYGGKKITTRGLTILKVDSEHNLLVVKGSVPGKPGALLNIRPALRVGAKPAKGGK, from the coding sequence ATGTCCATCGGCATCCTCGGGAAGAAGCTGGGTATGTCCCAGTTCTTCGACGAGCAGGGCAGAGCTGTTCCGGTCACCTTGATCGAAGCCGGCCCCTGCCGCATCACCCAACTCAAAAACGACGACACTGACGGTTATTCCGCAGTGCAGATCGGCTTTGGCGAAACCCGCGAGAAGCTGATCAACAAGCCCGCCCAGGGTCACCTGAACAAATCCGGTGAGGGCCTTCTGCGTCATCTGCGCGAATACCGCGTCGACAGCGTTGAAGGTCTCGAACTCGGTGGCGCCATCACCGTCGGCGATTTCGAAGCCGGTCAGAAAGTGGACGTCAGCGGTGACACCGTCGGCCGCGGCTTCTCTGGCTACCAGAAGCGCCACGGCTTCAGCCGGGGTCCGATGACCCACGGTTCGAAGAACCACCGCGAGCCCGGTTCGACCGGTGCCGGTACGACCCCGGGCCGCATCTATCCCGGAAAGCGGATGGCCGGTCGCTATGGCGGCAAGAAAATCACCACCCGCGGCCTGACCATCCTCAAGGTGGACAGCGAGCACAACCTGCTGGTGGTGAAGGGATCCGTGCCCGGCAAGCCTGGTGCGCTGCTCAACATCCGCCCGGCCTTGCGCGTGGGCGCCAAGCCCGCCAAAGGAGGTAAGTGA
- the rplX gene encoding 50S ribosomal protein L24 gives MATATTKAKASERIKMRIRKGDTVQVIAGKDKGKTGAVLRTMPNENRVVVEGVNMRTRHEKPTQEGETGRIVTEEASLHASNVMLYSTAKKVASRVEIVVEKDGTKKRRLKKTGEVLD, from the coding sequence ATGGCGACTGCAACCACCAAGGCCAAGGCCTCCGAGCGCATCAAGATGCGCATCCGCAAGGGCGACACCGTGCAGGTGATCGCCGGCAAAGACAAGGGCAAGACCGGTGCCGTTCTGCGCACCATGCCCAACGAGAACCGTGTCGTCGTGGAAGGCGTGAACATGCGCACCCGCCACGAGAAGCCCACCCAGGAGGGCGAGACCGGCCGCATCGTGACGGAGGAAGCATCCCTGCATGCCTCCAACGTGATGCTGTATTCCACCGCCAAGAAGGTGGCAAGCCGCGTTGAGATCGTCGTCGAAAAAGACGGCACCAAGAAGCGCCGGCTGAAGAAAACCGGTGAAGTCCTCGACTGA
- the rplN gene encoding 50S ribosomal protein L14, which yields MIQQESYLTVADNSGAKRIQCIRVLGTNRRYAHVGDVIVAAVKDAAPNMGVKKSDVVKAVVVRTKATMRRETGNSIRFDDNAAVIINDDKNPKGTRVFGPVARELRERSFTKIVSLAPEVI from the coding sequence GTGATCCAGCAGGAGTCCTATCTCACCGTTGCCGATAACAGCGGCGCCAAGCGCATCCAGTGCATCCGCGTCCTCGGCACCAACCGTCGCTACGCCCATGTCGGCGATGTGATCGTGGCCGCCGTCAAAGATGCCGCCCCCAACATGGGCGTCAAAAAGTCCGACGTGGTGAAAGCCGTTGTGGTGCGTACCAAAGCCACCATGCGTCGTGAAACCGGAAACTCCATCCGGTTTGATGACAACGCCGCCGTGATCATCAACGACGACAAGAACCCGAAAGGCACCCGCGTCTTCGGACCGGTGGCCCGTGAGCTGCGCGAGCGCAGCTTCACCAAAATCGTGTCCCTTGCTCCGGAGGTGATCTGA
- the rpmC gene encoding 50S ribosomal protein L29, whose translation MARPNAADVRSLSDSDITEQIDGLRRELFQLRFQQATRQLANTHRFKEVRIKLAQLLTVQSERQRSTAS comes from the coding sequence ATGGCCCGTCCCAACGCCGCCGATGTGCGCAGCCTGTCCGATTCGGACATCACCGAACAGATCGATGGCCTGCGCCGCGAACTGTTCCAGCTCCGTTTCCAGCAGGCCACACGTCAGCTTGCCAACACGCACCGTTTCAAGGAGGTCCGCATCAAGCTGGCCCAGCTGCTGACGGTGCAGTCGGAGCGCCAGCGCTCCACCGCCTCCTGA
- a CDS encoding NAD(P)H-quinone oxidoreductase subunit N: MPLLLTGQAFRRDLEANGCLAVQAPLEGGAETRLLRRLRGAGYNTRMTSARGLGDPEVFLTQKHGIRPPHLGHQSVGRGAAVGEVQEVAPQLGDLFEGDAPVALWLLEGQVLSRSELLSLCDLCKREPRLRIIVEMGGARNLKWEPMTTYLKA; encoded by the coding sequence ATGCCTCTGCTTCTCACCGGTCAGGCATTTCGCCGTGATCTCGAAGCCAATGGCTGCCTGGCGGTTCAGGCTCCGCTCGAAGGTGGTGCAGAAACCCGTCTATTGAGACGTCTGCGTGGTGCCGGTTACAACACCCGCATGACATCAGCCCGTGGCCTTGGTGATCCGGAGGTGTTTCTCACCCAGAAGCACGGCATCCGTCCGCCCCATCTCGGTCATCAAAGCGTTGGTCGTGGTGCTGCTGTGGGAGAGGTGCAGGAGGTGGCTCCCCAGCTCGGCGACCTTTTTGAAGGTGATGCTCCTGTGGCCCTCTGGCTGCTGGAAGGCCAGGTGCTCTCGCGCTCCGAACTTCTTTCACTCTGCGATCTGTGCAAGCGCGAACCGCGTTTACGCATCATCGTGGAGATGGGTGGTGCTCGCAACTTGAAGTGGGAACCGATGACCACATATCTGAAGGCCTGA
- the rplB gene encoding 50S ribosomal protein L2: protein MAIRNFRPYTPGTRTRVVTDFSEITSRKPERTLVVAKHRRKGRNNRGVITCRHRGGGHKRLYRVVDFRRNKHGVPAKVAAIHYDPHRNARLALLFYADGEKRYILAPAGVQVGQTVVSGPDAPIENGNAMPLSSVPLGSAVHCVELYAGRGGQMVRTAGASAQVMAKEGDYVALKLPSTEVRLVRRECYATLGEVGNSEMRNTSLGKAGRRRWLGRRPQVRGSVMNPCDHPHGGGEGRAPIGRSGPVTPWGKPALGLKTRKRNKPSNQYVLRKRRKTSKRSRGGRDS from the coding sequence ATGGCAATCCGTAATTTCCGCCCCTACACCCCCGGTACCCGCACCCGGGTGGTCACTGATTTCAGTGAGATCACCAGCCGCAAGCCGGAGCGGACCCTGGTGGTGGCCAAACACCGCCGCAAGGGCCGTAACAACCGTGGTGTGATCACCTGCCGCCACCGCGGTGGTGGCCACAAGCGCCTCTATCGCGTGGTGGATTTCCGTCGCAACAAGCACGGTGTCCCCGCCAAGGTGGCCGCGATCCACTACGACCCGCACCGCAACGCACGTCTGGCACTCCTCTTCTACGCCGATGGCGAGAAGCGCTACATCCTGGCTCCCGCAGGAGTTCAGGTGGGTCAGACCGTGGTCTCCGGCCCTGATGCCCCGATCGAGAACGGCAATGCCATGCCGTTGTCCTCGGTGCCCCTCGGTTCGGCTGTGCACTGCGTAGAGCTCTACGCCGGTCGTGGCGGCCAGATGGTCCGTACCGCCGGTGCCAGCGCCCAGGTGATGGCAAAAGAAGGCGACTACGTCGCTCTGAAGCTGCCCTCCACCGAGGTTCGCCTGGTTCGCCGCGAGTGCTATGCCACCCTCGGCGAGGTCGGCAACTCCGAGATGCGCAACACCAGCCTGGGCAAGGCCGGTCGTCGCCGCTGGCTCGGACGTCGTCCTCAGGTTCGAGGCAGTGTGATGAACCCCTGCGATCACCCCCACGGTGGTGGTGAGGGTCGTGCACCGATCGGCCGTTCCGGCCCGGTGACCCCCTGGGGCAAACCCGCCCTCGGTCTCAAGACCCGCAAGCGGAACAAACCCAGCAACCAATACGTGCTCCGGAAGCGTCGCAAGACCTCCAAGCGGAGCCGTGGCGGACGCGATTCCTGA
- the rpsQ gene encoding 30S ribosomal protein S17 translates to MAVKERVGTVVSDKMEKTVVVAVESRFPHPIYQKTVSRTTRYKAHDEDNTCRVGDRVRITETRPMSRQKRWAIAEVLSHSPKAAAEEASKAEAQEEKQ, encoded by the coding sequence ATGGCAGTCAAGGAAAGGGTCGGCACCGTCGTCAGCGACAAGATGGAGAAAACGGTGGTGGTCGCGGTGGAAAGCCGCTTCCCTCACCCCATCTATCAAAAGACGGTCAGCCGTACCACTCGCTACAAAGCTCACGACGAAGACAACACCTGTCGCGTCGGTGACCGCGTTCGCATCACTGAAACCCGTCCGATGAGCCGCCAGAAGCGGTGGGCCATCGCCGAGGTTCTCAGCCACAGCCCCAAGGCTGCAGCTGAGGAAGCCAGCAAGGCTGAAGCTCAGGAGGAGAAGCAGTGA
- the rplP gene encoding 50S ribosomal protein L16, producing MLSPKRVKFRKQQRGRMRGVATRGNTIAFGQFALQAQECGWITSRQIEASRRAMTRYVKRGGKIWIRIFPDKPVTMRAAETRMGSGKGNPEFWVAVIKPGRILFEMGGDEITPEIAREAMRLAQYKLPVKTKFIQLDEQEKSAGAKAPAASEAVTVES from the coding sequence ATGCTGAGTCCAAAACGCGTCAAATTCCGTAAGCAGCAGCGAGGTCGCATGCGCGGCGTCGCCACCCGAGGCAACACCATTGCCTTCGGACAGTTCGCGCTGCAGGCACAGGAATGCGGCTGGATCACCTCGCGCCAGATCGAGGCCAGCCGTCGTGCCATGACCCGCTACGTCAAACGTGGCGGAAAAATCTGGATCCGGATCTTCCCCGACAAGCCGGTCACCATGCGCGCTGCCGAAACCCGGATGGGTTCCGGTAAGGGCAACCCGGAATTCTGGGTGGCCGTGATCAAGCCCGGCCGGATCCTGTTCGAAATGGGCGGTGATGAAATCACCCCCGAAATCGCTCGGGAAGCCATGCGCCTGGCGCAGTACAAGTTGCCCGTGAAGACCAAGTTCATCCAGCTGGATGAACAGGAGAAGTCAGCTGGTGCCAAGGCCCCGGCCGCTTCTGAAGCCGTCACCGTGGAGTCCTGA
- the rpsH gene encoding 30S ribosomal protein S8 encodes MANHDPISDMLTRIRNASEKRHETTKIPASRMTRSIAKVLQQEGFISEISEQGEGFRTELVLALKYSGKHRLPTIRSMQRVSKPGLRIYKNTRGLPKVLGGLGVAIISTSKGVMSDRDARREGVGGEVLCYVY; translated from the coding sequence ATGGCCAACCACGACCCCATTTCCGACATGCTCACCCGCATTCGCAATGCGAGTGAGAAACGTCACGAAACCACCAAGATCCCCGCTTCGCGGATGACCCGCAGCATCGCCAAGGTGCTGCAACAGGAGGGCTTCATCTCCGAGATCAGCGAGCAGGGCGAGGGCTTTCGCACCGAACTGGTGCTCGCCCTCAAATACAGCGGTAAGCACAGGCTGCCCACCATTCGCTCCATGCAGCGGGTCAGCAAGCCAGGTCTCCGCATCTACAAGAACACCCGCGGCCTGCCCAAAGTCCTCGGCGGACTGGGCGTGGCGATCATTTCCACCTCCAAGGGTGTGATGAGCGACCGCGATGCCCGTCGTGAGGGCGTCGGTGGCGAAGTGCTCTGTTACGTCTACTGA
- the rpsC gene encoding 30S ribosomal protein S3 produces MGHKINPTGLRLGITQEHRSRWYASSKNYPALLQEDDRIRKFIHKKYGSAGISDVLIARKADQLEVELKTARPGVLVGRQGSGIEELRSGIQKTVGDSSRQVRINVVEVERVDGDAFLLAEYIAQQLEKRVAFRRTIRMAVQRAQRAGVLGLKIQVSGRLNGAEIARTEWTREGRVPLHTLRADIDYATKVASTTYGVLGIKVWVFKGEVLSEQAQPMPVGAAPRRRASRRPQQFEDRSNEG; encoded by the coding sequence ATGGGACACAAAATCAACCCAACCGGTCTGCGCCTGGGGATCACCCAGGAACACCGGTCACGCTGGTACGCCTCCAGCAAGAACTACCCGGCCCTCCTCCAAGAGGACGACCGGATTCGCAAGTTCATCCACAAGAAGTACGGCTCAGCCGGCATCAGCGATGTGCTGATCGCCCGCAAGGCCGACCAACTGGAAGTTGAACTCAAGACCGCACGCCCCGGTGTGCTGGTCGGCCGCCAAGGCAGCGGCATTGAAGAACTTCGCTCCGGCATTCAGAAGACCGTCGGCGACTCCAGTCGCCAGGTGCGGATCAATGTTGTCGAGGTCGAACGCGTCGACGGTGATGCGTTCCTCCTTGCCGAGTACATCGCCCAGCAGCTGGAGAAGCGTGTGGCCTTCCGCCGCACCATCCGCATGGCTGTGCAGCGCGCTCAGCGCGCCGGCGTTCTGGGTCTGAAGATCCAGGTGTCCGGTCGCCTGAACGGTGCTGAGATCGCTCGGACGGAGTGGACCCGCGAGGGTCGTGTGCCCCTGCACACCCTGCGTGCCGACATCGACTACGCCACCAAGGTGGCCAGCACGACCTACGGCGTGCTCGGCATCAAGGTTTGGGTGTTCAAGGGCGAGGTGCTGAGCGAACAGGCTCAGCCCATGCCGGTGGGTGCTGCCCCCCGCAGAAGGGCCAGCCGTCGGCCCCAACAGTTCGAAGACCGCTCCAACGAGGGTTGA
- the rplE gene encoding 50S ribosomal protein L5: MSLKKRYRETIQPKLQKDLSLTNIHEVPKVVKVTVNRGLGEAAANAKSLEASVNELAQITGQKVVVTRAKKAIAGFKIRQGMPIGCAVTLRGDRMYAFLERLINLALPRIRDFRGVSPKSFDGRGNYTLGVREQIIFPEISFDKIDAIRGMDITIVTTARSDEEGRALLREMGMPFQSN; this comes from the coding sequence ATGTCACTCAAGAAGCGCTATCGGGAGACCATCCAGCCCAAGCTGCAGAAGGATCTCTCCCTCACCAACATCCATGAAGTCCCCAAGGTGGTGAAAGTCACCGTCAACCGGGGACTCGGCGAAGCCGCCGCCAATGCCAAGTCCCTCGAGGCTTCGGTGAATGAGCTGGCGCAGATCACCGGCCAGAAGGTCGTTGTGACCCGTGCCAAGAAAGCCATCGCCGGCTTCAAGATTCGGCAGGGCATGCCGATCGGTTGTGCCGTCACCCTCCGTGGTGATCGGATGTATGCCTTCCTCGAGCGCCTGATCAACCTGGCGCTGCCCCGGATCCGCGACTTCCGCGGGGTCAGCCCCAAGAGTTTCGATGGCCGCGGCAACTACACCCTTGGGGTGCGCGAACAGATCATTTTCCCTGAGATCTCCTTCGACAAGATCGATGCGATCCGGGGCATGGACATCACCATCGTGACCACTGCCCGTTCGGACGAAGAGGGCCGGGCCCTCCTCCGCGAGATGGGAATGCCGTTCCAGAGCAACTGA
- the rplD gene encoding 50S ribosomal protein L4: MASCVVRDWQGKEAGKATLDLKVAKETTAVDLMHRAVLRQQAHARQGTASTLTRSEVRGGGRKPYKQKGTGRARQGSIRTPLKPGGGIIFGPKPRTYNLAMNRKERRLALRTALMARIDDVTVVKDFGAALEAPKTREITDALERLGVAAGSKVLIVLTNPSDVVRRSVRNLEKVKLISADQLNVFDLLHANALVLGVEALATIQEVYGDD, from the coding sequence ATGGCCAGTTGTGTCGTTCGTGATTGGCAGGGCAAGGAAGCCGGCAAGGCAACCCTGGACCTGAAGGTGGCCAAAGAGACCACCGCCGTTGATCTCATGCATCGGGCTGTTCTGCGTCAGCAGGCCCATGCACGCCAAGGAACCGCCAGCACCCTCACCCGCTCGGAAGTGCGCGGTGGTGGTCGCAAGCCCTACAAGCAGAAAGGAACGGGTCGGGCCCGTCAGGGATCCATCCGGACTCCTCTGAAACCCGGCGGCGGCATCATCTTTGGACCCAAGCCCCGCACGTACAACCTTGCGATGAACCGCAAGGAACGTCGTCTGGCCCTGCGCACTGCGTTGATGGCCCGCATCGACGATGTCACTGTCGTGAAGGACTTCGGTGCTGCGCTGGAGGCCCCCAAGACCCGTGAGATCACGGATGCTCTGGAACGCCTCGGTGTTGCTGCCGGCTCAAAGGTGCTCATCGTCCTGACGAACCCCTCCGATGTTGTTCGTCGTTCCGTGCGCAACCTGGAGAAAGTCAAGTTGATCTCCGCAGATCAGCTGAACGTCTTCGACCTGCTCCACGCCAATGCCCTGGTGCTGGGCGTGGAAGCTCTCGCAACCATCCAGGAGGTCTACGGCGATGACTGA
- the rpsS gene encoding 30S ribosomal protein S19 yields the protein MGRSLKKGPFIADSLLRKVEKQNDNDDKSVIKTWSRASTILPMMIGHTIAVHNGRTHVPVFITEQMVGHKLGEFAPTRTFKGHIRDKKGGR from the coding sequence ATGGGACGTTCACTCAAAAAAGGTCCGTTCATTGCCGACAGCCTGCTTCGCAAGGTTGAAAAGCAGAACGACAACGACGACAAGTCTGTGATCAAGACCTGGTCACGGGCCTCCACGATCCTGCCGATGATGATCGGCCACACGATCGCGGTTCACAACGGCCGCACCCATGTGCCGGTGTTCATCACCGAGCAGATGGTGGGCCACAAGCTGGGAGAGTTCGCTCCCACCCGCACCTTCAAGGGCCACATCAGAGACAAGAAAGGAGGCCGCTAA
- a CDS encoding 50S ribosomal protein L23: MTERFQGRLADVIRRPLITEKATRALEINQYTFEVDHRAAKPDIKAAIEQLFDVKVTGISTMNPPRRSRRMGRFAGKRAQVKKAVVRLAEGNSIQLFPES; this comes from the coding sequence ATGACTGAACGTTTCCAAGGACGCCTGGCGGATGTGATCCGCCGTCCCCTGATCACCGAGAAGGCCACCCGCGCCCTCGAAATCAACCAGTACACCTTCGAGGTGGACCACCGCGCCGCAAAGCCCGACATCAAGGCCGCCATTGAGCAGCTCTTCGATGTGAAGGTCACCGGCATCAGCACCATGAATCCCCCGCGACGCTCCCGTCGCATGGGTCGCTTCGCCGGCAAACGTGCCCAGGTGAAGAAAGCCGTGGTGCGCCTGGCGGAGGGCAACTCGATCCAACTCTTCCCTGAGTCCTGA
- a CDS encoding AAA family ATPase: MGTQRVTDDLDRLLELLPEAVREQLQPEGARQQLLEVVLDLGRVPEARYPGRALALGSTPLSREDLAAVVARLGQFGGDNRAGIERTLHRISAIRNRQGEVVGLTCRVGRAVFGTVAMVRDLLDGGQSLLLMGRPGVGKTTALREIARVLADELERRVVVIDTSNEIAGDGDIPHPAIGRARRMQVARPELQHQTMIEAVENHMPEVIVIDEIGTELEAQAARTIAERGVVLVATAHGNALANLIKNPTLSDLVGGIQAVTLGDEEARRRRSQKTVLERASEPTFPVAVEMHSRQRWAVHTDVAATVDQLLRGLKPRVQERELTPEGGVQLVDPPQSSGLLRPPSQRSFAEQPVSVPVPMPAASDREASAAEASPPPETSAEHLQVLCCGVPPRVVEEAIRSHGWKARVVEDLSEADVVLSVRLGLSRQPSLRRQARDLGIPILVIKSDTLPQVTRAMARLLRRQATETAAEVTPPDRASQDDELAALEECRLAVEQVVVPQGRPVELLPRSERVLRMQADLVRRYRLRSDVFGEAEMSRLRVFPR; the protein is encoded by the coding sequence ATGGGCACGCAACGGGTCACCGACGATCTGGATCGCCTTCTCGAGCTCCTGCCGGAGGCCGTGCGGGAGCAGTTGCAGCCGGAGGGAGCGCGACAGCAGTTGCTTGAGGTGGTGCTCGATCTCGGTCGGGTTCCGGAAGCGCGTTATCCAGGCCGTGCCCTGGCGCTGGGTTCCACGCCCTTGTCCCGCGAGGATCTGGCGGCCGTGGTGGCTAGGCTCGGTCAGTTCGGTGGCGACAACCGTGCGGGAATCGAACGAACGCTTCACCGGATCAGCGCGATCCGCAACCGTCAGGGCGAGGTGGTCGGTCTGACCTGCCGGGTGGGCCGAGCCGTGTTCGGCACCGTTGCCATGGTGCGGGACCTCCTGGATGGAGGGCAGTCCCTGCTGTTGATGGGGCGCCCGGGTGTGGGCAAGACAACGGCGTTGCGCGAGATCGCCCGGGTGCTTGCGGATGAGCTGGAACGGCGCGTTGTTGTGATCGACACGAGCAATGAGATCGCCGGTGATGGCGATATCCCTCACCCCGCCATCGGTCGGGCCCGCCGCATGCAGGTGGCCAGGCCTGAGCTGCAGCACCAAACCATGATCGAGGCGGTGGAAAACCACATGCCCGAAGTCATCGTGATCGATGAGATCGGAACGGAGCTGGAGGCGCAGGCCGCGCGCACCATCGCTGAACGTGGCGTGGTGCTGGTCGCCACAGCCCATGGCAATGCTTTGGCCAACCTGATCAAGAACCCCACCCTCAGCGATCTGGTGGGAGGGATTCAGGCGGTCACCCTTGGGGATGAGGAGGCCCGGCGTCGGCGCAGTCAGAAAACGGTGTTGGAGCGCGCCTCCGAACCGACGTTTCCGGTAGCGGTTGAAATGCACAGCCGTCAGCGCTGGGCCGTGCACACCGACGTTGCCGCCACCGTGGACCAACTACTGCGGGGCCTGAAGCCAAGGGTTCAGGAGCGTGAGCTGACGCCTGAGGGGGGCGTTCAGCTGGTGGACCCGCCGCAATCTTCGGGTCTGCTGCGCCCTCCGTCCCAACGGTCGTTCGCGGAGCAGCCTGTTTCTGTTCCCGTGCCCATGCCTGCGGCCAGTGACCGAGAGGCCAGTGCAGCAGAAGCATCACCTCCGCCAGAGACCAGCGCCGAGCATCTGCAGGTTCTCTGTTGCGGGGTTCCTCCCCGTGTTGTGGAGGAGGCCATCCGTTCCCACGGCTGGAAGGCTCGGGTCGTGGAGGACTTGAGTGAGGCCGATGTGGTGTTGAGCGTTCGGCTGGGCCTCAGTCGTCAACCATCACTGCGCCGTCAGGCCAGGGATCTGGGGATCCCGATCCTGGTGATCAAGTCCGACACCCTGCCCCAGGTGACCCGTGCCATGGCCCGTCTTCTGCGCCGTCAGGCCACCGAAACAGCAGCAGAGGTCACCCCGCCGGATCGGGCATCGCAGGACGATGAATTGGCGGCTCTCGAGGAATGCCGTCTTGCGGTGGAACAGGTGGTGGTGCCGCAAGGCAGGCCGGTGGAGTTGCTGCCTCGCAGTGAGCGTGTTCTCCGGATGCAGGCTGACCTCGTGCGCCGTTACCGACTGCGCAGCGATGTCTTCGGTGAGGCTGAAATGTCAAGGCTGAGGGTTTTCCCCCGCTGA